In a genomic window of Amycolatopsis japonica:
- a CDS encoding DUF6389 family protein has protein sequence MDQDEYRRRLRRVLDAHSDDVAARLRVIVGAIGDSVESVRIEVFPDQDGEGTFDVWARFEGPDSYVLNKPIDEHRHLFGVVHHETGWEPDVPPLPRGLSADLIVDTVVEWLDSVWARTFDPRPSIPVEVSCPDGYGSAAQIPRTCPM, from the coding sequence GTGGACCAAGACGAGTACCGCCGCCGACTTCGCCGCGTCCTCGACGCGCATTCCGACGACGTCGCCGCGCGGCTGAGGGTGATCGTCGGAGCGATCGGCGACAGCGTCGAGAGCGTGCGGATCGAGGTGTTCCCCGACCAGGACGGCGAGGGCACCTTCGATGTCTGGGCCCGGTTCGAGGGCCCGGACTCCTATGTCCTCAACAAACCGATCGACGAGCACCGCCACCTGTTCGGCGTCGTCCACCACGAGACAGGCTGGGAACCCGACGTACCGCCGCTCCCACGAGGCCTTTCGGCGGACCTCATCGTGGATACGGTCGTCGAGTGGCTCGACTCGGTCTGGGCCAGGACGTTCGACCCGCGGCCGTCGATTCCGGTGGAGGTCTCCTGCCCGGACGGTTACGGCTCGGCCGCCCAGATACCGCGGACATGCCCGATGTGA
- a CDS encoding GntR family transcriptional regulator, with translation MGAVEGLSSIGGRRNLRDEVIENLRGAVISGEMRPGVVYSAPTLAEQFGVSATPVREAMLDLVKEGLMETVRNKGFRVTEPTEHELDDFTELRALIEVPTVRRIAETGADTDALKRLRELAAGIERASVEQDLIGHVRFDMEFHLALLGLAGNEHLVEIVRSLRARSRIYGLRVLAERGQLVASAREHAELVDLVEARDADGAEALMRRHIGHVRGIWAAEP, from the coding sequence ATGGGTGCGGTCGAAGGACTGTCGTCGATCGGTGGTCGTCGCAACCTGCGCGACGAGGTCATCGAGAACCTTCGCGGTGCGGTGATCTCCGGCGAGATGCGCCCCGGTGTCGTCTACTCGGCGCCCACGCTGGCCGAACAGTTCGGTGTGTCCGCGACGCCGGTGCGGGAGGCGATGCTCGACCTCGTCAAGGAAGGGCTCATGGAAACCGTGCGCAACAAGGGTTTCCGGGTCACCGAGCCAACCGAACACGAACTCGACGACTTCACCGAGCTACGTGCCCTCATCGAGGTGCCCACCGTGCGCCGCATCGCCGAGACGGGCGCCGACACCGACGCTCTGAAGCGACTCCGCGAGCTCGCGGCCGGGATCGAGCGCGCTTCCGTCGAGCAGGACCTGATCGGGCACGTCAGATTCGACATGGAGTTCCATCTCGCGCTGCTGGGACTGGCAGGCAACGAACACCTCGTCGAAATCGTCCGGTCGCTGCGTGCCCGATCACGGATCTACGGCCTCAGGGTCCTGGCCGAACGCGGACAGCTCGTCGCCTCGGCACGCGAACATGCCGAACTCGTCGACCTCGTCGAGGCCCGTGACGCCGACGGTGCGGAGGCGCTGATGCGTCGTCACATCGGGCATGTCCGCGGTATCTGGGCGGCCGAGCCGTAA
- a CDS encoding proline racemase family protein yields the protein MTDDGIEAVDYHCGGEPFRIVTATAGPAGATVAEKRVAAAVDPEVDGLRKLLCSEPRGHADMYGGFIVAPDDPGAHFGVLFWHKDGFSAACGHGTMCLGTWAVQTGLVPADPGGITDVVIDVPSGRVAARVSTAESKVTAVDFVSVAGYLLHDEVVVETSRGAASCTVAFGGAIYAHVTAATFGLSVDTASLPELITLGREIKNEINATAYAEHPLDPRLSGVYGVIFFDELGDEDGDVRQRNVTVFADGQVDRSPCGSGTASRVAALHSSGRLATEGTLVHSSIVGSTWSARIADTTVVAGRNAVLPIVTGRAFRTGHHRFVVDPDDDLVPGFVLR from the coding sequence ATGACAGACGACGGGATCGAGGCGGTCGATTACCACTGCGGTGGCGAACCGTTCAGGATCGTCACGGCGACGGCCGGGCCGGCCGGAGCGACGGTCGCGGAAAAGCGCGTCGCGGCCGCCGTCGATCCCGAGGTCGACGGTTTGCGAAAGTTGCTCTGCTCCGAGCCTCGCGGGCACGCCGACATGTACGGCGGTTTCATCGTGGCGCCGGACGATCCGGGCGCCCATTTCGGCGTTCTCTTCTGGCACAAGGACGGCTTCTCCGCCGCGTGCGGCCACGGCACCATGTGCCTGGGCACCTGGGCAGTCCAGACCGGGCTGGTGCCCGCCGATCCCGGCGGAATCACCGACGTCGTGATCGACGTTCCGTCCGGACGGGTGGCCGCACGGGTCTCCACGGCCGAATCGAAGGTCACCGCGGTCGACTTCGTCAGCGTCGCCGGCTACCTGCTCCATGACGAGGTCGTCGTGGAAACCTCGCGAGGCGCCGCCTCTTGCACGGTCGCGTTCGGCGGCGCCATCTACGCCCACGTGACGGCGGCGACCTTCGGCCTCTCCGTCGACACGGCCTCGCTACCCGAATTGATCACGCTGGGGCGGGAGATCAAGAACGAGATCAACGCGACCGCGTACGCCGAGCACCCGCTCGATCCGCGTCTCAGCGGCGTCTACGGCGTGATCTTCTTCGACGAACTCGGCGACGAGGACGGAGACGTCCGCCAGCGCAATGTGACCGTCTTCGCCGACGGGCAGGTGGACAGGTCGCCCTGCGGTTCGGGGACCGCCTCCCGCGTCGCGGCTCTGCACTCGTCCGGACGGCTGGCGACGGAAGGCACCCTCGTCCACTCGTCGATCGTCGGTTCGACGTGGTCCGCCCGGATCGCGGACACGACCGTGGTCGCCGGCCGGAACGCGGTGCTGCCCATCGTGACCGGCCGCGCGTTCCGCACCGGTCACCACCGGTTCGTCGTGGACCCCGACGACGACCTGGTCCCGGGCTTCGTACTGCGCTGA
- a CDS encoding ornithine cyclodeaminase family protein: MDVVTFGPDEIRSAVSMPAAIDAVRDGFLALHRGEFEMPTRTVLRDGGFLVMSAHHRPTASAMIKTLSLDFDRDPAIAGTVVWSELGHSRQLVADAIEVTRIRTGAITGVATDLLAPPEAKTCTLIGAGGQAADQIRAVHAVRPLTELRIVSRGLERAEALGKALGAELDISAVVLTDADEAVRDVDIVCCATTSTAPLFSLESLAGHAHVNAIGAYRPTMRELPDELLADATVVIDERDAILEESGEIIHALAAGAITEDDLIELGTALTDGVVKPGGRTVFKSVGVAMQDWAIARLLAARQASQRIPLT, from the coding sequence GTGGACGTCGTGACCTTCGGCCCGGACGAGATCCGGTCCGCCGTGTCCATGCCCGCCGCGATCGACGCGGTCCGGGACGGGTTTCTCGCCCTGCACCGCGGAGAGTTCGAAATGCCGACGCGAACCGTGTTGCGCGACGGCGGATTCCTCGTGATGTCGGCGCACCACCGTCCGACCGCGTCGGCGATGATCAAGACCTTGAGCCTCGATTTCGACCGCGACCCGGCCATCGCCGGCACCGTCGTCTGGAGCGAACTCGGCCACAGCCGTCAGCTCGTCGCCGACGCCATCGAGGTGACCCGTATCCGCACCGGCGCCATCACCGGCGTCGCGACCGATCTGCTGGCCCCGCCGGAAGCGAAGACGTGCACCCTCATCGGCGCGGGCGGGCAGGCGGCCGACCAGATCCGCGCCGTGCACGCCGTCCGGCCGCTGACCGAGCTCAGGATCGTCAGCCGCGGACTCGAACGCGCCGAAGCGCTGGGCAAGGCACTCGGCGCGGAACTGGACATCAGCGCCGTCGTCCTCACCGATGCCGACGAGGCCGTTCGCGACGTGGACATCGTCTGCTGCGCGACGACGTCCACCGCACCCCTGTTCTCCCTCGAATCGCTGGCCGGACACGCCCACGTCAACGCCATCGGCGCGTACCGCCCCACCATGCGAGAACTGCCCGACGAACTGCTCGCCGACGCGACCGTCGTCATCGACGAACGAGACGCGATCCTCGAGGAGTCCGGGGAGATCATCCACGCTCTCGCGGCGGGGGCCATCACCGAGGACGACCTCATCGAACTGGGTACCGCGCTGACCGACGGCGTCGTGAAGCCGGGAGGCCGCACGGTCTTCAAGTCCGTCGGGGTGGCCATGCAGGACTGGGCGATCGCGCGTCTTCTCGCTGCCAGGCAGGCAAGTCAGAGGATCCCGCTGACGTAG